The Magnolia sinica isolate HGM2019 chromosome 9, MsV1, whole genome shotgun sequence genome contains a region encoding:
- the LOC131255346 gene encoding glycine-rich protein 2-like → MARFLDGLAGGDGSDGVFHISGVLLLLCMVVVSLSIIFMIIFACGDDPDYRRKGCSESFGGGGSGYNGRGGDCGGGPRKGYSDVFGGGVSGYSGGGGDYGGRGGGPQKGCSDFYGGGGSGYSGGGSDCGGGGGSYNCSGHHDHHHHHHHHHHSGGGGGCGGRGGWGC, encoded by the coding sequence ATGGCAAGGTTTTTGGATGGTTTGGCAGGAGGTGATGGCAGCGACGGCGTCTTCCATATTTCTGGTGTCTTATTGTTGTTATGCATGGTGGTTGTGTCACTCTCCATCATTTTTATGATTATCTTTGCATGTGGAGATGACCCAGATTACCGCCGAAAGGGTTGCTCAGAATCTTTTGGTGGTGGAGGCAGTGGTTATAATGGTAGAGGTGGTGATTGTGGTGGTGGCCCGCGAAAGGGTTACTCAGATGTTTTTGGTGGTGGAGTCAGCGGTTATAGTGGTGGAGGTGGTGATTATGGTGGTAGAGGTGGTGGCCCGCAAAAGGGTTGCTCAGATTTTTATGGTGGTGGAGGCAGCGGTTATAGCGGTGGAGGTAGTGATTGTGGTGGTGGAGGTGGTAGCTACAACTGCAGTGGCCAtcacgaccaccaccaccaccaccatcaccaccaccacagTGGTGGAGGTGGTGGCTGCGGCGGCAGAGGTGGGTGGGGCTGTTAA